A window from Drosophila kikkawai strain 14028-0561.14 chromosome 2L, DkikHiC1v2, whole genome shotgun sequence encodes these proteins:
- the Aasdh gene encoding beta-alanine-activating enzyme isoform X1 — protein METLELKTELPEDAEPEGDQDQSGQEPTSRTKDRLVPGESRMEQKKLYDVGRIRDFGNVPFLIKRMEPQDSTVTYTKAVEGVVEVLELLCHHQIPAGAGIALRITQHTPASCLLILAILNHECYFFATDKMLLSEALHDQLCSAGVDYLLVSEHLGVGALYFERLDSIQVLNEECKLFKLKRTDKSPRVQAKKPLPANMCYTITTTGTTGQPKLIHVPYECIAPNIESLSQKLNVSMADIIYLGTPCTFDPFVVEIFLALHNGAALLLSHHSMRDSPSRVLNALFPVNLNKPGISLLQMTPSLFRQFGSTAIRERVLSSASSLRVLLLGGEPFPSNAELVTWMEPRVLLQKHICNIYGITEISCWSLLHIVQSLQAPVRLGTLIDEDTVLRIQCQSDRNLDYGELFLGSKTRRCYIPEIDDQVDSEEDSGICFRATGDLVNRLDDGSLCYGERANDIVKRAGNRINLGLITRKIERCLLSGELATCLWLENLQKLICCIRCLEPKTKVQQRAQTFDILSKVSMAEQPDRFVYLQHFPCNVHGKMDKELLLKECMPLAQPAQEILKSYLHDRLECVDVHDDQLPSTKRQRLEEDCPNPCGYSLSFRQAGGTSFHAITICREIGLQMCIDDEQRHLFEMLLDENTPLRSVLRFLDTAKLVANNVKLKPVEPLLPNRPSCGGSACVGGLVIKRIEQPTLKLQYHWKVNFEKCVDSPVTEYEGRYVCVGAHSKILRTLDPQTGKELSILRLPDRIECKVTFLSEQLAMVGCYDGCLYGFNPQSGDILWRVEIGGMIKSQPLLSADGCRIVVCSYAEDYNVYCLSAERQEVLWCLRIGEKPIFASPLELAKEQSLILCTLDGTYARVAITDGSVEWTQKCREPIFSTPVLLESQSNIFLCAEVAGRVHACHVGNGKILATYTAEGNIFSSLVVKTPPTFMGQSFVVFGCIDQHVYCLQCKTGSIRGSVDLELRWKINIGAPVYATPSLLTVQPNGLLVWCSATNGNLVLLNFRNGEIQWSDKLPGEVFSGACYIESLRRVYVGCRDNFLYCLGI, from the exons ATGGAAACACTCGAGCTTAAAACGGAACTGCCTGAAGATGCAGAGCCTGAAGGAGACCAGGATCAATCCGGCCAGGAGCCGACGTCAAGGACTAAAGACAGACTAGTCCCAGGAGAAAGTAGAATGGAACAGAAGAAGTTGTACGACGTCGGCCGCATACGAGATTTCGGCAATGTTCCCTTTCTGATAAAGCGAATGGAGCCGCAGGATAGCACCGTGACCTACACCAAGGCTGTGGAAGGTGTGGTAGAAGTGCTGGAGCTGCTGTGCCACCACCAGATTCCAGCCGGAGCAGGGATCGCCCTTCGGATTACGCAGCACACGCCAGCATCGTGCCTTCTTATCTTAGC GATACTCAACCACGAGTGCTACTTCTTCGCCACGGATAAGATGCTGCTCTCCGAGGCGCTACATGACCAGTTGTGCTCTGCCGGAGTGGACTACTTGCTGGTCAGTGAACACTTGGGTGTGGGGGCTTTGTACTTTGAGCGACTGGACAGTATCCAGGTGCTCAACGAGGAGTGCAAGCTGTTCAAGCTGAAGCGCACCGACAAAAGCCCTAGAGTGCAGGCAAAAAAGCCCCTGCCCGCCAATATGTGCTACACCATCACTACAACGGGCACAACTGGCCAACCCAAGCTCATCCATGTGCCCTACGAATGCATTGCACCCAACATAGAGTCGCTGAG CCAGAAGCTTAATGTCTCGATGGCAGACATAATTTATCTGGGCACGCCCTGCACCTTTGATCCCTTCGTGGTGGAGATATTTCTGGCGCTTCACAATGGTGCTGCCCTGCTGCTAAGTCACCACTCGATGAGGGATTCCCCGAGCCGGGTACTGAATGCCCTTTTTCCCGTAAACCTGAACAAGCCCGGCATCAGTCTACTGCAGATGACTCCCTCGTTGTTCCGTCAGTTTGGAAGCACTGCCATCAGAGAGCGAGTGTTGAGCAGCGCCAGCTCATTAAG AGTTCTTCTTCTCGGCGGCGAACCCTTTCCCTCAAATGCTGAGCTCGTCACTTGGATGGAACCGCGTGTCTTGCTGCAGAAACACATTTGCAATATCTACGGAATCACAGAGATATCCTGCTGGAGTCTTCTCCACATCGTCCAGTCCCTGCAGGCTCCTGTACGACTGGGTACGCTCATCGACGAGGATACTGTGTTGCGGATTCAATGTCAGAGTGATAGGAATTTGGACTACGGCGAGCTATTCCTGGGCAGCAAGACCCGACGTTGTTATATACCAGAGATCGATGACCAGGTGGATTCCGAAGAAGATTCAGGCATTTGCTTTCGAGCGACGGGAGATCTAGTCAATCGCTTGGACGATGGCTCCCTGTGCTATGGAGAGAGAGCCAACGATATTGTCAAGAGAGCAGGGAATCGCATTAACTTGG GCTTAATCACTCGAAAAATAGAAAGGTGTCTGCTGAGCGGCGAACTGGCCACTTGCCTGTGGCTGGAGAACTTGCAAAAGCTCATCTGCTGCATTCGCTGCCTCGAGCCCAAGACCAAAGTCCAACAGCGAGCCCAGACCTTCGATATACTGTCCAAGGTGTCCATGGCCGAGCAGCCCGATAGGTTTGTATACCTACAGCACTTTCCCTGCAACGTCCATGGCAAAATGGACAAGGAACTGCTGCTGAAGGAATGCATGCCACTGGCTCAGCCGGCGCAGGAAATATTAAAGAGTTATCTGCACGACAGACTAGAGTGTGTGGATGTGCACGATGACCAGTTGCCGTCAACGAAGAGGCAGCGCCTGGAGGAGGACTGTCCGAATCCTTGTGGCTATTCGCTGAGCTTTCGCCAAGCCGGTGGCACTTCCTTTCACGCCATCACGATCTGCCGTGAAATTGGCCTACAGATGTGCATCGATGATGAACAGCGCCACTTGTTCGAGATGTTGCTGGACGAGAACACGCCGCTGCGTTCTGTTCTGCGATTCCTGGACACGGCCAAGTTGGTGGCCAACAATGTCAAGCTAAAGCCCGTGGAGCCACTACTGCCGAATAGGCCCAGCTGTGGCGGCAGCGCCTGCGTCGGCGGCCTGGTAATCAAGCGCATTGAACAGCCGACCCTCAAGCTGCAGTACCACTGGAAGGTGAACTTTGAAAAGTGCGTCGACTCACCAGTGACCGAGTACGAGGGGCGTTACGTGTGCGTTGGCGCCCACTCCAAGATATTACGAACCCTGGATCCCCAGACCGGCAAGGAGCTGAGTATATTGAGGCTACCCGATCGCATCGAGTGCAAGGTGACCTTCCTCAGCGAGCAGCTGGCCATGGTTGGCTGCTACGATGGCTGCCTGTACGGCTTCAATCCACAATCCGGTGACATTTTGTGGCGAGTGGAGATCGGAGGCATGATCAAGTCGCAGCCCCTACTCTCAGCCGACGGTTGTCGGATCGTGGTGTGCAGCTATGCGGAGGACTATAATGTCTATTGCCTGTCCGCCGAGCGGCAAGAGGTTCTGTGGTGCCTGAGGATTGGCGAGAAGCCCATCTTCGCCAGTCCTTTGGAGCTGGCGAAAGAACAATCATTGATTCTATGCACGCTGGACGGCACCTATGCTCGTGTGGCCATCACCGATGGCTCCGTGGAGTGGACACAGAAGTGCCGGGAGCCCATCTTCTCCACACCTGTCCTGCTGGAGTCGCAGTCCAATATCTTTCTATGCGCTGAAGTGGCGGGACGCGTTCATGCCTGTCATGTGGGCAACGGGAAAATT TTGGCTACCTACACCGCAGAAGGGAACATCTTTTCCTCGTTGGTTGTGAAGACGCCACCTACATTTATGGGGCAATCCTTCGTTGTCTTCGGCTGCATCGATCAGCATGTGTATTGTTTGCAGTGCAAAACGGGCTCGATCCGGGGTTCAGTGGACTTGGAACTGCGCTGGAAGATCAATATCGGGGCTCCCGTCTATGCAACGCCCAGTCTGCTAACAGTTCAACCAAATGGTCTCCTGGTTTGGTGCAGTGCCACCAATGGCAACCTTGTCCTCCTTAACTTTAGGAACGGCGAGATCCAGTGGTCGGACAAGCTGCCTGGCGAAGTGTTCTCCGGTGCGTGCTACATTGAGAGCCTGCGAAGAGTGTATGTGGGATGCAGAGACAATTTCTTGTATTGCCTGGGGATTTAG
- the prg gene encoding zinc finger protein piragua, whose translation MHAVVNTCRLCHREVEADSPNIFESSLEFCSELSIAEISQHLWAVHYERHELLPELVCPECLELLFDAFEHRKGMLEREQRLQEQLKDMMKTDPKYRPGFNGNPGEFEPEEDCEIVDVDPEKLSETSEEEFLPCSEGDYENFEEDDDEEEEDFDEEDEEEGQNGEDADMPLGMDAAQMAHMEAEMKANNANTDPNSGVKPKRAFLCQYCDLGFTLPSECQQHEKSAHDPAAPYCCTFCNLRVDARTTLISHIKSLHDAERPYVCAQCRKGFVRRSDLKKHTIVHTGVRPYTCNVCSKSFSRNTNLNKHMRIHSGVKPFVCQQCPRSFQTAVELMSHSRSHSEVKAYQCGRCPYSFSRKDKLMAHQQVHTRRDVEEQQKQLGLLPPGEGDLAQLHQQQQLQLQLQAKPKAPTHSKSSRNFRCDVCDRSFQRERDLQRHRALHMDTLFACKICNQGFNRREQLQRHELEAHGPSYTCSICCINFLYQVELENHLKVHQLQHKMAQSAQEAINAAASLPLKKVEQAPVAVMPPVIQPSAAELSFYSNMIPTMNLGFYSETRPEE comes from the exons ATGCACGCGGTGGTGAACACGTGCCGCCTGTGCCACCGCGAGGTGGAAGCCGACTCCCCCAACATCTTCGAGAGCTCCCTGGAGTTCTGTAGTGAATTGTCCATTGCCGAGATCTCGCAGCATCTTTGGGCCGTTCAC TACGAGCGCCATGAGCTCTTGCCGGAGCTGGTGTGCCCGGAGTGCCTAGAGCTATTGTTCGATGCATTCGAGCATCGCAAGGGCATGCTGGAGCGGGAACAGAGGCTGCAGGAGCAGCTAAAGGACATGATGAAAACGGATCCCAAGTACCGGCCCGGCTTCAATGGTAATCCTGGTGAATTCGAACCGGAGGAGGACTGCGAGATTGTGGACGTGGATCCGGAAAAGCTGTCGGAGACCAGTGAAGAAGAGTTCCTGCCTTGCTCGGAGGGGGATTACGAAAACTTTgaggaagacgacgacgaagaggaggaggattTCGATGAGGAGGACGAAGAAGAGGGTCAGAATGGCGAGGACGCTGACATGCCTTTGGGCATGGATGCCGCCCAGATGGCACATATGGAGGCGGAAATGAAAGCCAACAACGCTAATACTGATCCCAACTCTGGGGTGAAACCTAAGCGTGCCTTCCTCTGTCAGTACTGCGATCTGGGCTTCACCTTGCCCTCCGAGTGCCAGCAGCACGAGAAGAGCGCCCACGACCCGGCTGCTCCGTACTGCTGTACCTTCTGCAACCTCCGAGTGGACGCTCGTACCACACTAATTTCGCACATCAAGTCGCTGCACGATGCCGAGCGTCCGTATGTTTGCGCGCAATGCCGGAAGGGATTCGTGCGTCGCTCCGACTTAAAGAAGCACACGATTGTGCATACGGGCGTGCGACCCTATACCTGCAACGTATGCTCAAAAAGCTTCTCGAGAAACACCAACCTGAACAAGCACATGCGCATCCACAGCGGCGTCAAGCCGTTCGTGTGCCAACAGTGTCCGCGATCATTTCAGACGGCCGTGGAATTGATGAGCCACTCACGCTCCCACTCCGAGGTAAAGGCTTACCAGTGTGGCCGCTGTCCATACTCCTTTTCGCGCAAGGATAAGCTTATGGCGCACCAGCAAGTCCATACCAGGCGCGACGTTgaggagcagcagaagcaaTTGGGGCTTCTGCCGCCCGGGGAAGGTGACCTCGCGCAACTccatcaacagcaacaactgcaaCTCCAGCTTCAGGCCAAGCCAAAGGCTCCAACGCACTCAAAGTCTTCGCGCAATTTCCGCTGCGACGTCTGCGACAGGTCCTTCCAGAGAGAGCGCGACCTGCAGCGCCACAGAGCCCTACACATGGACACGCTGTTCGCCTGCAAGATTTGCAATCAGGGATTCAACCGGCGAGAGCAACTGCAGCGTCATGAACTGGAGGCTCATGGGCCTAGCTATACCTGCAGCATCTGCTGCATCAACTTTCTGTATCAGGTGGAGCTGGAGAACCATCTAAAAGTCCATCAACTGCAGCACAAAATGGCTCAAAGTGCCCAAGAGGCCATCAATGCTGCCGCTAGTCTGCCCCTCAAAAAGGTCGAGCAGGCTCCAGTGGCTGTAATGCCTCCGGTGATTCAGCCCTCGGCTGCCGAACTCTCCTTCTACAGCAACATGATTCCAACCATGAATCTTGGTTTTTACAGCGAGACTCGTCCGGAGGAGTAG
- the Aasdh gene encoding beta-alanine-activating enzyme isoform X2, with product MHCTQHRVAEKLNVSMADIIYLGTPCTFDPFVVEIFLALHNGAALLLSHHSMRDSPSRVLNALFPVNLNKPGISLLQMTPSLFRQFGSTAIRERVLSSASSLRVLLLGGEPFPSNAELVTWMEPRVLLQKHICNIYGITEISCWSLLHIVQSLQAPVRLGTLIDEDTVLRIQCQSDRNLDYGELFLGSKTRRCYIPEIDDQVDSEEDSGICFRATGDLVNRLDDGSLCYGERANDIVKRAGNRINLGLITRKIERCLLSGELATCLWLENLQKLICCIRCLEPKTKVQQRAQTFDILSKVSMAEQPDRFVYLQHFPCNVHGKMDKELLLKECMPLAQPAQEILKSYLHDRLECVDVHDDQLPSTKRQRLEEDCPNPCGYSLSFRQAGGTSFHAITICREIGLQMCIDDEQRHLFEMLLDENTPLRSVLRFLDTAKLVANNVKLKPVEPLLPNRPSCGGSACVGGLVIKRIEQPTLKLQYHWKVNFEKCVDSPVTEYEGRYVCVGAHSKILRTLDPQTGKELSILRLPDRIECKVTFLSEQLAMVGCYDGCLYGFNPQSGDILWRVEIGGMIKSQPLLSADGCRIVVCSYAEDYNVYCLSAERQEVLWCLRIGEKPIFASPLELAKEQSLILCTLDGTYARVAITDGSVEWTQKCREPIFSTPVLLESQSNIFLCAEVAGRVHACHVGNGKILATYTAEGNIFSSLVVKTPPTFMGQSFVVFGCIDQHVYCLQCKTGSIRGSVDLELRWKINIGAPVYATPSLLTVQPNGLLVWCSATNGNLVLLNFRNGEIQWSDKLPGEVFSGACYIESLRRVYVGCRDNFLYCLGI from the exons ATGCATTGCACCCAACATAGAGTCGCTGAG AAGCTTAATGTCTCGATGGCAGACATAATTTATCTGGGCACGCCCTGCACCTTTGATCCCTTCGTGGTGGAGATATTTCTGGCGCTTCACAATGGTGCTGCCCTGCTGCTAAGTCACCACTCGATGAGGGATTCCCCGAGCCGGGTACTGAATGCCCTTTTTCCCGTAAACCTGAACAAGCCCGGCATCAGTCTACTGCAGATGACTCCCTCGTTGTTCCGTCAGTTTGGAAGCACTGCCATCAGAGAGCGAGTGTTGAGCAGCGCCAGCTCATTAAG AGTTCTTCTTCTCGGCGGCGAACCCTTTCCCTCAAATGCTGAGCTCGTCACTTGGATGGAACCGCGTGTCTTGCTGCAGAAACACATTTGCAATATCTACGGAATCACAGAGATATCCTGCTGGAGTCTTCTCCACATCGTCCAGTCCCTGCAGGCTCCTGTACGACTGGGTACGCTCATCGACGAGGATACTGTGTTGCGGATTCAATGTCAGAGTGATAGGAATTTGGACTACGGCGAGCTATTCCTGGGCAGCAAGACCCGACGTTGTTATATACCAGAGATCGATGACCAGGTGGATTCCGAAGAAGATTCAGGCATTTGCTTTCGAGCGACGGGAGATCTAGTCAATCGCTTGGACGATGGCTCCCTGTGCTATGGAGAGAGAGCCAACGATATTGTCAAGAGAGCAGGGAATCGCATTAACTTGG GCTTAATCACTCGAAAAATAGAAAGGTGTCTGCTGAGCGGCGAACTGGCCACTTGCCTGTGGCTGGAGAACTTGCAAAAGCTCATCTGCTGCATTCGCTGCCTCGAGCCCAAGACCAAAGTCCAACAGCGAGCCCAGACCTTCGATATACTGTCCAAGGTGTCCATGGCCGAGCAGCCCGATAGGTTTGTATACCTACAGCACTTTCCCTGCAACGTCCATGGCAAAATGGACAAGGAACTGCTGCTGAAGGAATGCATGCCACTGGCTCAGCCGGCGCAGGAAATATTAAAGAGTTATCTGCACGACAGACTAGAGTGTGTGGATGTGCACGATGACCAGTTGCCGTCAACGAAGAGGCAGCGCCTGGAGGAGGACTGTCCGAATCCTTGTGGCTATTCGCTGAGCTTTCGCCAAGCCGGTGGCACTTCCTTTCACGCCATCACGATCTGCCGTGAAATTGGCCTACAGATGTGCATCGATGATGAACAGCGCCACTTGTTCGAGATGTTGCTGGACGAGAACACGCCGCTGCGTTCTGTTCTGCGATTCCTGGACACGGCCAAGTTGGTGGCCAACAATGTCAAGCTAAAGCCCGTGGAGCCACTACTGCCGAATAGGCCCAGCTGTGGCGGCAGCGCCTGCGTCGGCGGCCTGGTAATCAAGCGCATTGAACAGCCGACCCTCAAGCTGCAGTACCACTGGAAGGTGAACTTTGAAAAGTGCGTCGACTCACCAGTGACCGAGTACGAGGGGCGTTACGTGTGCGTTGGCGCCCACTCCAAGATATTACGAACCCTGGATCCCCAGACCGGCAAGGAGCTGAGTATATTGAGGCTACCCGATCGCATCGAGTGCAAGGTGACCTTCCTCAGCGAGCAGCTGGCCATGGTTGGCTGCTACGATGGCTGCCTGTACGGCTTCAATCCACAATCCGGTGACATTTTGTGGCGAGTGGAGATCGGAGGCATGATCAAGTCGCAGCCCCTACTCTCAGCCGACGGTTGTCGGATCGTGGTGTGCAGCTATGCGGAGGACTATAATGTCTATTGCCTGTCCGCCGAGCGGCAAGAGGTTCTGTGGTGCCTGAGGATTGGCGAGAAGCCCATCTTCGCCAGTCCTTTGGAGCTGGCGAAAGAACAATCATTGATTCTATGCACGCTGGACGGCACCTATGCTCGTGTGGCCATCACCGATGGCTCCGTGGAGTGGACACAGAAGTGCCGGGAGCCCATCTTCTCCACACCTGTCCTGCTGGAGTCGCAGTCCAATATCTTTCTATGCGCTGAAGTGGCGGGACGCGTTCATGCCTGTCATGTGGGCAACGGGAAAATT TTGGCTACCTACACCGCAGAAGGGAACATCTTTTCCTCGTTGGTTGTGAAGACGCCACCTACATTTATGGGGCAATCCTTCGTTGTCTTCGGCTGCATCGATCAGCATGTGTATTGTTTGCAGTGCAAAACGGGCTCGATCCGGGGTTCAGTGGACTTGGAACTGCGCTGGAAGATCAATATCGGGGCTCCCGTCTATGCAACGCCCAGTCTGCTAACAGTTCAACCAAATGGTCTCCTGGTTTGGTGCAGTGCCACCAATGGCAACCTTGTCCTCCTTAACTTTAGGAACGGCGAGATCCAGTGGTCGGACAAGCTGCCTGGCGAAGTGTTCTCCGGTGCGTGCTACATTGAGAGCCTGCGAAGAGTGTATGTGGGATGCAGAGACAATTTCTTGTATTGCCTGGGGATTTAG
- the Agpat2 gene encoding 1-acyl-sn-glycerol-3-phosphate acyltransferase alpha, producing MACTCEVIGLACVVALILSISAKAPYQMRMIFIFFGAGAIVLLCVPFMILRPRDYRNALVPSWCFRQLCRLMGITMEVRGLENVRKDHGAVVIMNHQSAVDLCVLAYLWPVIGRATVVSKKEVLYIPFFGIGAWLWGTLYINRSRKSDSINSLQKEAKAIQERNCKLLLFPEGTRNNKDTLLPFKKGSFHIALQSKSPIQPVVISKYSFMDDEKKTFRPGHALIHILPEVSTEKYDKDDIEQLMGECQSIMQTEYSKLSKEGQALSAKKQA from the exons ATGGCTTGCACCTGTGAAGTCATTGGCCTGGCCTGTGTGGTGGCCTTAATCCTAAGTATTTCCGCCAAAGCTCCCTATCAGATGCGCATGATCTTCATATTCTTTGGAGCGGGTGCCATAGTCCTGCTGTGTGTGCCCTTCATGATACTGAGGCCGAGGGACTATCGTAATGCCCT CGTTCCTTCTTGGTGCTTCAGGCAGCTGTGCCGCTTGATGGGCATCACCATGGAGGTGCGGGGCCTGGAGAATGTGCGCAAGGATCACGGCGCCGTGGTCATAATGAACCATCAGAGTGCGGTGGATCTGTGTGTGCTGGCCTACCTGTGGCCAGTGATCGGTCGAGCCACAGTCGTGTCCAAGAAGGAGGTCCTGTACATTCCGTTCTTCGGCATCGGGGCGTGGCTCTGGGGCACCCTTTATATTAATCGATCCCGCAAGTCGGACTCGATTAACTCGCTGCAGAAGGAGGCAAAGGCGATACAGGAGCGCAACTGTAAGCTGTTGCTGTTCCCGGAGGGCACACGCAACAACAAGGACACGCTGCTGCCCTTCAAGAAGGGCTCGTTCCACATCGCGCTCCAGAGCAAGAGCCCCATCCAACCTGTGGTCATCTCCAAGTACTCATTTATGGACGATGAAAAGAAGACCTTCCGCCCGGGCCATGCCCTCATCCACATCCTGCCCGAAGTCTCAACGGAAAAGTACGACAAGGACGACATTGAGCAGCTAATGGGCGAGTGCCAGTCCATCATGCAGACAGAGTACTCGAAGCTGAGTAAAGAAGGCCAAGCCTTGAGCGCGAAGAAGCAGGCATAG